The stretch of DNA TCGGACCGCGAATGGCGCCGTTTCATGCGCTTGAGGATCATGTCGTCGCCCGCCTGGAGCGACAGATGAACATGCGGCATCAGCCGATCATCCTCGGTCAATAGATCGAACAGCGCCCCGTCGATCTCGACCCCGTCGAGACTGGAGAGGCGCAAGCGCTTCAGCCGCGGTTCGTCGGACAGCAGTCGCTGAAGCAGATCGCCAAGTCGGACCCCGTCGAGATCGTAGCTGGTGATGTCGACGCCCGTGACGACGATTTCGGCCGCACCCGCATCCAACTCGCCCGCGACCGCGCGCCGAACCGCATCGTAGGGAAGCGACACGCTGTTTCCGCGGCCGTAGGGGATGGTGCAGAACGTACAGCGATGGTCGCAGCCGGTTTGAACCGAGACGAAGCTGCGCACCTTGCCCGCGTTTCCCGCCGCCACTTCCGCACCGTCGGACGTCATGACGTCACCGACGAAAGCGGTTGTTTTCCCGACGAACTTTTCGAGATCGAGTTTGTCGCGGTTGCCGATCAGCCCGTCCACCTCGGGCATCGCCGCCAATTCCTCACGCTCGATCTGCGCCGCGCACCCCGTCACCAGCAATCGCGCATCGGGCCGCGCCTTGCGCGCCTTGCGGATCTGCTGGCGGGTCGTCCGCACAGCTTCGTGCGTCACCGCGCAGCTGTTGACGATCGTGGTGTCGCGCACCCCAGCCGCCTCGAGCCGACGACGGATCGTCTCGCTCTCCGCGAAATTCAGCCGGCAGCCGAGCGTGATCGTCTCCACGCTCATGCCAGCGCCCCCACGTCGATCTCGCCAGAGAAGACGTGGGTCGCAGCCCCGCGCATGACGATCCGCTCGCCGGGGCTCCAGTCGACCGTCAACGACCCGCC from Sphingomicrobium sp. XHP0239 encodes:
- the mtaB gene encoding tRNA (N(6)-L-threonylcarbamoyladenosine(37)-C(2))-methylthiotransferase MtaB; amino-acid sequence: MSVETITLGCRLNFAESETIRRRLEAAGVRDTTIVNSCAVTHEAVRTTRQQIRKARKARPDARLLVTGCAAQIEREELAAMPEVDGLIGNRDKLDLEKFVGKTTAFVGDVMTSDGAEVAAGNAGKVRSFVSVQTGCDHRCTFCTIPYGRGNSVSLPYDAVRRAVAGELDAGAAEIVVTGVDITSYDLDGVRLGDLLQRLLSDEPRLKRLRLSSLDGVEIDGALFDLLTEDDRLMPHVHLSLQAGDDMILKRMKRRHSRSDAVRLVERLKAKREISVGADMIAGFPTENEAMFDNSLALIEDCDIVAAHIFPYSPRERTPAARMPQVDRSIIKDRAARLRATAAAHRRRWLQSKVGTRQPVLIENGGRGHTDGFAPIAITAAARGTTGMAHIVGMNDKGLTGEMT